From the genome of Lotus japonicus ecotype B-129 chromosome 6, LjGifu_v1.2, one region includes:
- the LOC130723220 gene encoding oxygen-evolving enhancer protein 2, chloroplastic, whose amino-acid sequence MASTQCFLHHHALTTPTRTSSQRQVVSIKPNQIVCRAQKQQDVEDVSPVSRRLALTLLIGAAAVGSKVSPADAAYGEAANVFGKPKSNTDFLPYNGDGFKLSIPAKWNPSKEREFPGQVLRYEDNFDATSNVSVIITATDKKSITDYGSPEEFLSKVDYLLGKQAFFGQTDSEGGFDTNAVAVANILESSAPVVGGKQYYNVSVLTRTADGDEGGKHQIITATVNDGKLYICKAQAGDKRWFKGARKFVESAASSFSVA is encoded by the exons ATGGCCTCTACTCAATGCTTCTTGCACCACCATGCTCTCACAACTCCAACCAGAACCTCATCACAACGCCAAGTTGTGAGCATCAAGCCAAACCAGATTGTTTGCAGGGCACAGAAGCAGCAGGATGTTGAAGATGTCAGCCCTGTGTCTCGCAGATTAGCTCTCACATTGCTCATTGGTGCTGCTGCTGTTGGCTCAAAGGTCTCACCTGCTGATGCAGCTTATGGGGAAGCTG CAAATGTGTTTGGAAAGCCAAAGTCAAACACAGACTTCCTGCCATACAATGGTGATGGATTCAAACTATCCATTCCCGCAAAGTGGAACCCAAGCAAAGAGCGTGAGTTCCCAGGTCAGGTTCTTAGATATGAGGATAATTTCGATGCAACAAGCAATGTTTCTGTCATAATCACTGCAACTGATAAGAAGTCCATCACTGACTATGGTTCACCAGAAGAGTTCCTATCTAAG GTGGATTATTTGCTTGGTAAACAAGCCTTCTTTGGCCAAACTGATTCTGAG GGTGGTTTTGATACCAATGCTGTAGCTGTAGCAAACATCTTAGAGAGTTCAGCACCAGTGGTTGGTGGTAAACAGTACTACAATGTGTCTGTGTTGACAAGGACTGCTGATGGAGATGAAGGTGGCAAGCACCAGATAATTACAGCAACTGTGAATGATGGAAAACTATACATTTGCAAAGCTCAAGCTGGGGATAAGAGGTGGTTTAAGGGAGCAAGAAAATTTGTGGAGAGCGCAGCAAGTTCATTCAGTGTTGCCTAA